The Streptomyces tendae DNA segment CACCAGTAGCGGCACGACCCGGCCCGCCGGTATCTCGTGCCGGCCCCGGCCGGTGGTGTGCAGCCAGCCGGCGGCGCTGAGCTGGCGCAGGTGGTGGTAGATCTGCCCGGTCGTGCCGATGTCGTCCAGCTCCGCCAGTTCGGCGGCGGTGCGGCGGCCGCCGGCCACCTCGCGCAGCAGCCGCAGCCGGACCGGGTGTCCGAGCGCGGCGAAGGACTCGGCGGCGTCCGGCCACTCGTAGGTGAGCAGGTCGGCGGTGAGCGCGCCGTGCTGCCAGTCGTACCGCTCGCCGGTCGGCATCCGCACCGCGCCGGTGAACAGCACGCCTCCGTCGTCCGCCTTCAGCTCCGCGAGCTGCTCCTTGAGCCCTTCCAGGGCCCAGAAGTCGCCTTCTCCCAGGCCGGGCGCCGGGCGGTCCGCCGCTTCCAGCGCCGCGATGCGGCGCTCCAGCTCGGTCATGCGCTCTTCCAGTTCCACGCCTTCGAGATTACGTAACTACGTAATCTTGCGCAAGAGCCTGTGCACACCTGTGGACAGCCGGACACGAACAGGCGGCCGGACACGACGAAGCCCC contains these protein-coding regions:
- a CDS encoding ArsR/SmtB family transcription factor, yielding MTELERRIAALEAADRPAPGLGEGDFWALEGLKEQLAELKADDGGVLFTGAVRMPTGERYDWQHGALTADLLTYEWPDAAESFAALGHPVRLRLLREVAGGRRTAAELAELDDIGTTGQIYHHLRQLSAAGWLHTTGRGRHEIPAGRVVPLLVALSAARP